The DNA region GTGGGAGGTCACCATCAAGTCGTCGCTAGGAAGAGCAGACTTCCAGGTCGATCCGCGACTGCTGCGGCGCGGTCTGCTTGACCACCATTACGAGGAGCTTCCAATCCTTGGGTCACACGCAGTGGGCGTGCAATCGCTACCTCCAATACACAAGGATCCCTTTGACCGTATTCTCGTTGCCCAGGCAATCGGGGAAGCAGTCACGCTTTTGACGATGGATGAGACGGTGGGGCGATATCCTGGCCCCATCCGCATGGTGTGAGTTAGCCGTCCAGGCTCGCCCTGCCCGGACGGCCACATCCAGCCACCCGCAGTAGCGGCATCCATCCCGAGCCCTCAGCAGGGGTGCCGCGCCGGCGTCA from Devosia sp. RR2S18 includes:
- a CDS encoding type II toxin-antitoxin system VapC family toxin; its protein translation is MKLLLDTHLLLWAAGQPEQLSAEARAQIEDPDIRLVFSVASLWEVTIKSSLGRADFQVDPRLLRRGLLDHHYEELPILGSHAVGVQSLPPIHKDPFDRILVAQAIGEAVTLLTMDETVGRYPGPIRMV